One segment of Thermococcus sp. DNA contains the following:
- a CDS encoding DUF3194 domain-containing protein has product MGAEKSSERKVVYIGLPDLEPERLVEIGEIAQETIIDRVFEDLTKSEVKDFEVTTRINRGKTLDLEIEVYLEVPIFVRTDVGNLIDEAIDMAYRAVEQRLWEIAHEGEGKA; this is encoded by the coding sequence GTGGGGGCAGAAAAGAGCAGTGAAAGGAAGGTCGTTTACATAGGTCTGCCTGACCTTGAGCCGGAAAGGTTGGTTGAGATAGGGGAGATCGCACAGGAGACAATAATCGACCGCGTCTTTGAGGACCTCACCAAGAGCGAGGTAAAAGATTTTGAGGTCACGACTAGAATAAACCGGGGAAAGACCCTGGATCTGGAGATCGAGGTTTACCTTGAGGTTCCAATATTTGTGAGAACCGATGTTGGGAATCTCATCGATGAAGCCATTGATATGGCGTATCGGGCCGTCGAACAAAGACTGTGGGAGATCGCACATGAAGGGGAAGGTAAAGCTTAA
- a CDS encoding M20 family metallopeptidase, producing MGTFNPRSESERIKDQIIAWRRDFHMHPELKYEEERTSRIVEEHLREWGYSIKRVGTGIMADIGEGKKTIALRADMDALPVQEENDVPYKSRVPGKMHACGHDAHTAMLLGAAKIIAEHIDELNGRVRLIFQPAEEGGNGAVKMIEGGALEGVDAVFGLHVWIDMPSGVIGIREGPFMAGAGIFKARIIGKGGHGASPHQTVDPIPIAAEAILALQTIASRNVPPIETGVVSVTAVQAGTAFNVIPEEVQMKGTVRFFKHEIGELIQRRMKEILEGVTMAHGASYELSIEELVPPTVNDKGMAAFARKVAEKYGLRYGDVEPTMGAEDFAFYLQKVPGAFLTLGIYNEEKGIIYPHHHPRFDVDEDVLHLGTAMEVALAMEFLK from the coding sequence ATGGGAACTTTTAATCCGCGGAGCGAGTCTGAACGAATTAAGGATCAGATAATAGCCTGGAGAAGGGACTTCCACATGCACCCGGAGCTCAAGTACGAGGAGGAGAGAACCTCAAGAATAGTGGAAGAACACCTGCGCGAGTGGGGATACTCCATTAAACGTGTCGGAACCGGGATTATGGCGGACATCGGCGAGGGTAAGAAGACGATAGCCCTAAGGGCCGACATGGACGCCCTGCCAGTTCAGGAGGAGAATGACGTCCCTTATAAGTCCCGCGTTCCCGGAAAGATGCACGCCTGCGGACACGATGCCCACACGGCCATGCTCCTCGGGGCGGCGAAGATAATAGCCGAGCATATCGATGAGCTCAACGGCAGGGTGAGGCTAATCTTCCAGCCGGCCGAGGAGGGCGGCAACGGGGCGGTGAAGATGATAGAGGGCGGTGCACTTGAAGGAGTGGATGCAGTGTTCGGCCTCCACGTGTGGATCGACATGCCCAGCGGGGTGATAGGGATAAGGGAAGGCCCGTTCATGGCCGGTGCGGGCATATTCAAGGCACGGATAATAGGAAAAGGCGGCCACGGGGCATCGCCACACCAGACCGTCGATCCAATTCCCATAGCGGCGGAAGCAATACTCGCACTCCAGACCATAGCGAGCAGAAACGTACCTCCAATTGAGACTGGCGTTGTAAGCGTCACTGCTGTACAGGCTGGGACGGCCTTCAACGTGATTCCAGAGGAAGTCCAGATGAAGGGAACGGTAAGATTCTTCAAGCACGAGATAGGCGAGCTGATTCAGAGGCGCATGAAGGAGATACTCGAAGGCGTCACCATGGCACACGGGGCTTCCTACGAACTGTCGATAGAGGAGCTCGTCCCGCCGACCGTTAACGATAAGGGCATGGCGGCTTTTGCCAGAAAAGTGGCCGAAAAGTACGGCCTGAGGTACGGCGATGTTGAGCCAACCATGGGCGCCGAGGACTTCGCCTTCTACCTCCAGAAAGTCCCCGGAGCGTTCCTGACGCTCGGGATATACAACGAGGAAAAGGGAATAATCTACCCGCACCATCATCCGAGGTTCGACGTTGATGAAGATGTTCTCCACCTCGGAACGGCGATGGAAGTCGCCCTTGCCATGGAGTTCCTTAAATGA
- a CDS encoding 50S ribosomal protein L37ae: MGRTTKVGSGGRYGSRYGLKIRRRVATVEARMRQKHVCPVCGRKAVKRISTGIWQCQKCGATFAGGAYLPTTPAGKVAKRVTASKA; this comes from the coding sequence ATGGGAAGAACCACTAAGGTTGGATCAGGCGGAAGATACGGTTCCAGGTATGGTCTTAAGATAAGAAGGCGGGTGGCGACAGTTGAAGCCAGGATGCGGCAGAAGCACGTCTGCCCGGTCTGTGGGAGGAAGGCCGTCAAGAGGATAAGCACGGGTATATGGCAGTGCCAGAAGTGTGGTGCCACCTTCGCCGGTGGTGCCTACCTGCCGACCACTCCGGCCGGGAAGGTCGCCAAGCGCGTCACGGCCTCCAAGGCCTGA
- a CDS encoding DNA-directed RNA polymerase subunit P yields MVMGVYRCAKCGKEVELDLENTREVRCPYCGSKILYKPRPRVARRVKAI; encoded by the coding sequence ATGGTGATGGGTGTTTACCGCTGTGCGAAGTGTGGAAAGGAGGTCGAGCTCGACCTAGAGAATACCAGAGAAGTCCGCTGCCCCTACTGCGGCAGCAAGATACTCTATAAACCGAGGCCCCGTGTGGCCAGGCGCGTTAAAGCGATCTGA
- a CDS encoding ribosomal biogenesis protein encodes MMLITTSHRPTRRTRSFGHDLEKVFPGSLYLTRGKKTLHDLLMEAYDRNYERLLIVNVWKGNPLKMTFIRVDPEDWGYLGYLYLHGIKLQREIGFRDIRPIREEMPLVVTTAKRVGLDHVAFAQVFAELTGGKFVPRKERSLLGIVDRYNTDVLSVIERHPRGMAVDFYRFDVEKKNPIGPLISVKIWIMEDGRRWEYKGALLKKKPGQLKE; translated from the coding sequence ATGATGCTGATAACGACTTCCCACAGACCCACGAGGAGGACGAGGAGCTTCGGTCACGACTTGGAGAAGGTCTTTCCCGGCTCCTTATACCTGACCAGGGGGAAGAAGACCCTCCACGACCTTTTAATGGAAGCCTACGACAGGAACTACGAGAGGCTTCTGATAGTCAACGTCTGGAAGGGCAACCCACTCAAGATGACCTTCATCCGGGTTGACCCCGAGGACTGGGGCTACCTCGGCTACCTGTACCTCCACGGCATAAAGCTCCAGCGCGAGATTGGTTTTAGAGACATAAGGCCCATACGCGAGGAGATGCCGCTTGTTGTGACCACAGCAAAGCGCGTTGGCCTCGACCACGTTGCCTTCGCCCAGGTCTTTGCCGAACTTACCGGTGGGAAGTTCGTGCCGAGAAAGGAGCGCTCGCTCCTCGGAATAGTCGACAGATACAACACCGATGTTCTGAGCGTCATCGAGAGGCATCCGCGCGGAATGGCGGTGGACTTCTACCGCTTTGATGTTGAGAAGAAAAACCCCATAGGACCCTTAATAAGCGTCAAGATCTGGATAATGGAGGACGGTCGGAGATGGGAGTACAAAGGGGCTCTTCTAAAGAAAAAACCTGGCCAATTGAAGGAATGA
- a CDS encoding GNAT family N-acetyltransferase, whose translation MRIRLATLDDVEGIVSLHTAGERLNGNLYERYTRGGPWMNVETCAIHLNNLLIDDQLVAVAELKGIIVGEVEVLFSEEPVGGRLRKIGHVDVIEVHPDYRGREIGRLLMEFVGEVAKERKVEMLTVQPDEDAEGFYRKLGFDAELFTGTTVWVPARGGGTVEPSAFGWKDVKNLDLVAGRFQSSYSMFFSAFKDNIAGIHYTIESGRSGGSYYVLKSLPGREGAALLLWGRIGDLKAVFSRAKTLGFERVLTVLPGDVESFGDERVGKIKILAKSLI comes from the coding sequence ATGCGGATCCGTTTGGCAACCCTTGACGACGTCGAGGGGATAGTTTCACTCCACACGGCCGGCGAGAGACTCAACGGCAACCTCTACGAACGCTACACCAGAGGCGGTCCCTGGATGAACGTTGAGACCTGCGCGATCCATCTGAACAACCTCCTCATTGATGACCAGCTCGTGGCCGTTGCCGAGCTAAAAGGTATTATAGTTGGCGAGGTCGAGGTTCTGTTCTCCGAGGAGCCCGTTGGTGGAAGGCTCAGGAAAATAGGGCACGTGGACGTTATCGAGGTTCACCCCGACTACAGGGGCAGGGAAATCGGAAGGCTTCTGATGGAGTTCGTTGGGGAGGTCGCTAAGGAGCGGAAGGTCGAGATGCTGACCGTCCAGCCGGATGAGGATGCGGAGGGATTCTACAGAAAGCTCGGCTTTGACGCTGAGCTTTTCACGGGGACAACCGTATGGGTTCCGGCGAGGGGCGGAGGAACCGTGGAGCCTTCGGCGTTCGGCTGGAAGGACGTTAAAAACCTTGACTTGGTTGCTGGCAGATTCCAGAGCTCCTACAGCATGTTCTTCTCGGCCTTTAAGGACAACATCGCCGGGATTCACTATACGATCGAATCCGGCAGGAGTGGCGGCTCGTACTATGTCCTCAAGAGTCTCCCCGGGAGGGAGGGCGCTGCACTCCTTCTCTGGGGCAGGATTGGGGACTTGAAGGCGGTTTTCAGCAGGGCAAAGACTCTCGGGTTTGAGCGGGTTCTGACAGTCTTGCCGGGCGACGTTGAGAGCTTCGGCGATGAAAGGGTGGGAAAAATTAAGATACTCGCGAAATCCCTCATTTAA
- a CDS encoding bifunctional oligoribonuclease/PAP phosphatase NrnA encodes MKGKVKLKKFLRASEDRSFLLLCHHNADPDSLGSAIAFAIYLKSTGVERVKIGVAQSVSSYAKRLLSLSPVPVERNPPVEEDVVVIFDTSSLEQLEPIEVREGRTLVVIDHHVEKEKPIRADIRVVDSSRTSTAEIVWELLKYLGVYNETAVRALLAGIITDTANFRFANTKTFKAVSEMLEHFPIQLGEISQLVAPVSDENIDQAKKMAVLKACQRLEVKKFRKYIIAVSRVSAYEALACKVFLNLGADVAIVGSEKNGVRISARAREALVKRGLHLGRIMEGVGPVIQGSGGGHPGAAGANGQANLEEGVKTILKEIERFLKNMEG; translated from the coding sequence ATGAAGGGGAAGGTAAAGCTTAAAAAATTTCTGAGGGCCTCTGAGGACAGGTCCTTCCTCCTGCTGTGCCACCATAACGCAGACCCGGATTCGTTGGGTTCGGCTATAGCGTTCGCTATCTACCTGAAGTCCACCGGGGTAGAAAGGGTCAAGATAGGCGTTGCTCAGAGCGTCTCCTCCTATGCCAAGAGATTGCTTTCCCTCTCGCCGGTCCCCGTTGAGAGGAATCCTCCGGTGGAGGAAGACGTCGTTGTGATCTTCGACACATCATCCCTCGAACAGCTTGAACCTATCGAGGTCCGGGAGGGAAGAACCCTCGTAGTCATAGACCACCACGTCGAGAAGGAGAAGCCGATACGGGCGGATATCCGCGTGGTTGATTCATCCAGAACGTCAACGGCTGAAATCGTGTGGGAGCTTTTAAAGTACCTCGGAGTTTATAACGAAACGGCCGTTAGGGCGCTCTTGGCCGGGATAATTACCGACACAGCAAACTTCCGCTTCGCAAACACGAAGACTTTCAAAGCCGTAAGTGAGATGCTGGAGCATTTTCCAATCCAGCTGGGGGAGATATCCCAGCTTGTTGCCCCGGTAAGCGATGAGAACATCGACCAGGCAAAGAAGATGGCGGTGCTGAAAGCGTGCCAGCGTCTTGAGGTTAAAAAGTTCAGGAAATATATAATAGCTGTTTCAAGAGTGTCCGCTTACGAGGCCCTTGCCTGTAAAGTGTTCCTGAACCTCGGCGCGGACGTAGCCATCGTCGGAAGCGAGAAGAACGGCGTCAGAATCTCGGCCAGGGCGAGGGAGGCACTCGTCAAGAGGGGCCTCCACCTCGGAAGGATAATGGAGGGGGTGGGTCCGGTTATCCAGGGATCCGGGGGAGGCCACCCTGGTGCCGCAGGCGCCAACGGACAGGCAAACCTTGAGGAAGGGGTAAAAACCATCCTAAAGGAGATTGAACGGTTTTTGAAGAATATGGAGGGATGA
- a CDS encoding prefoldin subunit beta yields MQNIPPQVQAMLGQLESYQQQLQLVIQQKQKLQIELNDTKKALEEIDAVEDGTVIYKTVGTLVVKTTKEKAIGELKEKVETLEIRLNALERQEKKLNEKLKDLTAQIQSSLKPPVAG; encoded by the coding sequence ATGCAGAACATTCCACCGCAGGTTCAGGCCATGTTGGGGCAACTTGAGAGCTACCAGCAGCAGCTTCAGCTTGTCATTCAGCAGAAGCAGAAACTTCAGATCGAACTGAACGACACTAAAAAGGCCCTTGAGGAGATTGATGCCGTGGAGGATGGGACGGTAATATACAAGACCGTCGGCACCCTTGTTGTAAAAACCACCAAGGAGAAGGCCATTGGAGAGCTGAAGGAAAAGGTTGAGACACTCGAGATAAGACTAAACGCCCTTGAGAGACAGGAAAAGAAACTCAATGAGAAGCTTAAGGACCTCACCGCCCAGATACAGTCCTCACTGAAACCGCCGGTAGCCGGCTGA
- a CDS encoding type I restriction endonuclease: MIELMSGLFSSPLEDKIETIKELYPRISNEEATKQHIILPILNGLWWEVDNPQEVYPEKQTRNKKRPDYTLIVDGKPVAFLEAKSAKTSIIGRRGVVAKYARQLMEYCFEEGVALGILTNGIQWGC; this comes from the coding sequence GTGATAGAGCTTATGTCAGGTCTGTTTTCATCCCCCTTAGAGGATAAGATTGAAACCATTAAGGAGCTATACCCGAGAATTTCCAACGAAGAAGCAACAAAACAACATATAATACTCCCCATTCTAAACGGGCTATGGTGGGAAGTAGATAACCCCCAAGAGGTATATCCAGAGAAACAGACCAGAAACAAAAAACGGCCTGATTATACGTTAATCGTAGATGGAAAACCAGTAGCATTTTTAGAGGCTAAAAGTGCAAAGACGTCAATTATTGGAAGGAGGGGAGTAGTTGCTAAGTACGCTCGCCAACTAATGGAATATTGTTTTGAAGAGGGAGTAGCTCTGGGAATATTGACCAATGGCATTCAATGGGGGTGCTAA
- the pcc1 gene encoding KEOPS complex subunit Pcc1, which produces MGVQRGSSKEKTWPIEGMIELSFPDEETARVVYESVLYEHESVPYRRSKIEFLRDGKKIVIRFLTKDNSALRGTLNSYLRWIKVAIDSTKI; this is translated from the coding sequence ATGGGAGTACAAAGGGGCTCTTCTAAAGAAAAAACCTGGCCAATTGAAGGAATGATCGAGCTCTCTTTTCCGGATGAGGAAACCGCCAGGGTGGTCTATGAGAGCGTTCTCTACGAGCATGAGTCCGTCCCTTATCGGAGGAGCAAAATAGAGTTTCTCAGAGACGGAAAGAAAATAGTGATAAGGTTTTTAACAAAAGACAACTCGGCTTTAAGGGGAACGCTGAACTCTTACCTTCGGTGGATAAAGGTTGCCATTGATTCTACTAAAATATAG